In the Silene latifolia isolate original U9 population chromosome 1, ASM4854445v1, whole genome shotgun sequence genome, ccccgttgcaacgcacacACACTCAAACTAAGTTAATGTCGAACattattaatggagagtacttgatcatagtattaaatttaaatataaatattagatataatgagtagcaattgtccgtattcgggatttggttggatgtcgaactaagtgcaaaaaaaatggtgtaattctgagtatgatatttgtcccacattgaaaaacaatgcaggtttgatgaatatatactacgtataaatagtaaaattgtcccacatcagaaaaataatctaagtttggtgaatatattacttataaatagtagaattgtaccACACCAAAATATTAGTATAAGGCggagtgattatatgattataaataagttaacccacgtatatatgtTAATCCTTTATTTTTTTTGCAACTCACAGGCATTCAAACTAAGTTAATGTCGGAACATTATTAAtgaagagtacttgatcatagtattaaatttaaatataactattagatataatgagtagcaattgtccgtattcggtattcgggatctggttggatgttgAACTaaatgcaaaaaagatggtgtaattatgagtatgttatttgccccacattgaaaaacaatgcaggtttgatgaatatatagtacttataaatagtagaattgtccaatatcagaaaaataatctaagtttggtgaatattacttataaatagtataattgtcccacatagaaagattaatataaggtggggtgattataaataagagttaacccacgtatatattaatcttttatttttttgaaagaatattttaataatatgtaagcaaatcattagacataaaatgtgaacattaaacccttataacgttttttttttttgcattataaataagttaattatcccgttgcaacgcacgggcattcaaactagtaatttattatttttaagtgtttaatttgtgaataaATTATATGGAGTATTCCCTCTCTCACAGTCATTTGTTTAATGTTAATTAAagaacgtaatttattttcgcagtatattttttactcattacagtactttTTACACGAAATTTTCCATTTACATACCCTTGAATAAGAATAGCTTTATAACTCAATTCTCAATATCCTGAAACCATTTAACGTCTTTCCAACAATTATATCCCCTAAATCAACTAAATTTCATCAATTATATACAAAAAAATGTGTGTGAAACGGTTATTTAATTACTAAATGCAAGTTATGAAGAAATTAATGGATTATATCCTCTTCAATTATACAACACTTCATCAATTGATTCAATCAATTTCAAAGAGTGAATTGGAAATTGAAAAGTAATCAATCAATTGGTAATTAGTAAGCAATGGGGTAACTTGTGGAATATTGATATGAATTGATGTAGTTGCGCGTTTGCCTGAATTACCAACAAAAAAATTGACTTTTGTGAAGAAATTTAGGGTTACTGTAAAATTAGGGATTACGGAACAAAAAAGAGAGCATAGTCACTGACCCACTGTCACTGATAGGGAATGTGGTTGGCTAGGGGTGGGGTGTTTAGTGGAGTTGGAAGGGGAGGAGATGACCGCACTGCTTATGGATTTGAGTTAgacctttttttattttttcaaatgcAATACAATAGGGAAAGTAAGTGAGAAGGGTAAAACGGTCAAAAATGTACTgcaatgagtaaaatgtgtaatGTGAAAATTAACACCCTTAAAGAACCACTCacaaataattaataaaaaaaggGTAAATAAATGAACACGACAGAGGGAGTGATATTTTAATACAAAAGTTAGTAGACTCCAAATTTTCGATTTAAGATGATATGGATAATTATGCTAGTCTCATAAAAATATTTCTTATCTCATTTGAGTATGCAAAATGATTACGCGAAGTTCAAAGTACATCCATGGTACGATCGCATTAACGTATACATACCTCctaaaataacatcattaattaagttatcaatttaattaattcgcACCTCCAGTTAAGAATATTAATCTAAATAcatgaacaaaaagaaaagaaaaaaggagacacgaaatttcaataaaatactctaaattaccgagaaagaaaaaaaaaaaaaaaaaaaaaaaaaaaaaaaaaaaacggactTTTTGTAAGGACGGGCAATGTTGGTTGGACAACCATGATTGGCATCAAATAAGACAATATGAATTGTTATTTGGATGAGATTTTATAGAAAGGAAATCAATGACTTTGAATTTTCTCGTTTGAGTTGCTAATGATTCTTCAATTGCCTCTTTAATCAATGGTACTTTAATTGTCTATTTATTATTTGACCATTGCTTTGATCGGCTTCAATATTATGGAATATGAATGGTTGTTTTCACCAACAAACATTGCAACTTGCCTCTTTATTCCTTAAATGGATATATTGTTTTTATTGTCCTTTTGGGTATATTTTAAAATACTTGACCCTATTTTTATCTTGCAAGAAACAACAGTGAACTTGAGCAGTTTTAACAACTATTCCaaataatttaaagaaaaaaaaggctACATTTATTTAAAAAATCACATTTTATGCTCTTAATAATATACTTTGTAGTATATATATAAGATTAGATTTAAGACAAAAAGTAAGAGAGTAAAGTAAAgatcagaactctataagtgacGAGCAAAACTAATTGCATATTTCTTGGAATCACGCAATAAAATAGAGATTTATGCATATATAATTCCAAACATAGATGCTTCATATTCGATCATTCATCCAAAAGTATAATCAAAACAATACTGTTATACTTCATACGAAATATTAGTCTTTCCTAATTAatgggaaaataaaatataaacaaatcattttaaaaaaatatttatccaaaaaatattgtgagttaaataataatatatttgatggaaaacaaaaaaaaaatgatttaaaaactTGAAAGCACTGGAATTGGaacaatgaattggagaataatAATCGGTTTCTAACTAATTACTAATCATGCAAAATATTTAttatgcatattataacactatgataagatcaaattgacatATGTGCATCGTACTTTAACACTTAGGCTAAACATTTTGATATGTAACATGTTTGACAAAATAAATGTAGAACACATAAGTTCTACAAAGGAGACTAAATTGTAGGAAAGAGTGAAAGAcaataatgtaacatgtcaacaacttattaaagatttttgctaCCATTCGATTGCAAATACATCATTGTAGAAAAAGAAAAGCcgacaaaaataaaagagccattcaaaccaagtaaatatttgtaaaaaaGATCCATAGCCATTATTTTCAATCTCGTGCAATGTTATTGATATATGAGTATGTCATCCTCATGTAATATTAATACAGACAAAAAAAATAgtaataagattctaattaattcaaaacataataaaaataaaaagagaaacaattaatttagttctctatgtatactttagctaccaattttttaaataaagttgaaaattcattctcttacaatattaatataaacacaaaaaaatactccctccgtaccacaccaaaggtaacgtagggaaaagtggagtatttaagaaaatgtggaaaaagtaagggtaaagagggaaaaaaataggtggggtatgtaattgtaggtttaattgtgggttagttggtggggtatgtaatggcattttgtgtaaatatcaaatgggtatagagataatttggtaatgttgtgggccaaataaggaatgttacctttggtgtggtacgtccgtttatagtaagtgttacctttggtctggtacggagggagtaactaataagattctaattaattcaaaacataataaaataaaaaacgaaataattaAATACGAGTAGTTCTCTAGGTATATCTTACTTACAAATTTTTcgaataaagttgaaaattcattctcctgcagtATTAGTacaaacacaaaaataataattaatgggattctaattaattcaaaatataataaaaataaaaggcgAAACACTTAATTTACTCttctatgtatactttaggtACTAATTTTTTTGAAGAAAGTTGAAAATTATGGTGgttataatagttatatatatgaaaaattctgTAATTAATTCTCTCAAAACTTTATGAATGAAAGGAAGATAAAAACATATGACAATATAAATACGGAATATAGTAATGGTGAAAGGAAAGTAAAAAGGTCATTTtattaaataaaggaaataatggttaaataaataaggtaaatggAAAACAAAAttatgagagaagatcaatggtttacaatttttgttttcctttttttttttgtttacaacttatattttttaattttcttaactttttttttcataagtagataatccatgtcacattaaaagttgCTACGTCACATTAAAAGTTGACATGTCACATTATTTTAGGTAGActtttaattagattgtatagattgTTAGATATGTTTGCGTTTAGAGTATtagtttcaactcattttcagttTTTTGGTGATCATATTGATaatatttcatatcaaaataaataaaataggaagGTCAGCACCTTTAATCCGAATAAATTATTGAATTTTACTTGACTTACTTTGTCAACTTTATTCAGAAaataaatattatattattatattcacCAAAAGCATAAATCTCGTAAAATTTATATCATCAGATCAACACAAATATGTATTTGTAATAAACTTTGTTATTCATATTTTAACTTAATACATACAAAGTTTAAGCTAGTGAAAAATAATTATGGTAAAAATTGCATAAGAAGCATATTTGCATAATTTTAGTTTGTAATTGATGAATGATAATTATGGAGATGAATACATAATAAATTAGACGAGTTTTATGTCATGCGTAATCCATAGATTAAGGAGATGATTGCATAATAATTTTAGTGCTTAACTATGGAGATTGTATACTAATACcctaaattatcctaatatagtGGGATGTACGTTTAACTACAATTTAGTGGGTTGTTTTCCATTTTCATTCCCAATCCCAGTGATTTAATATCGAAACAAATAGGCCCATATGAGAATTATGCaacttaggcgggaaaactactaagagttttattctcttagtagtaaagGGGAATGAGAATTATGCAACTTAGGCGGGAAAAATACTAagagttttattctcttagtagtaaggggGAATGAGAATTATGCaacttaggcgggaaaactactaagagttttattctcttagtagtaaagGGGGATTCTCAAATATAGGGCTGTAAATAATCTGATCCAGCTCGTAGAGCCCTCGGAAtcagctcggtcaaagctcggctcgaaaTCGGTCAAAACTGAttccgagccgatctcgagccgAGATGTACAAAATCCGAGCCGATTCCGAGCTTAGTAGAGTTCGGATCGGAAGCTCGAGTGGGCtcgttttattttttattattatttaattttggcATTTTACAGTTGTTTTTGTTCTTAGTAAAATGTTATTTAGAATTTATGAGTATATTTTTATTATAGTTGATAAAAATTGTATATTTGGAGTTAACTTAACCTATATTATTTTTAATTAGATATAAAAGTTAAATAAAGTAAAGAAAATAATGATTTAATTGAGCTCGAATCGAGCTCGAGCCTAATCTAAGCTGATTTCGAGCTTTAATTTTTTGAGCTCGGAGAATTACGAGCCGATTTCGAGCTCAAATTCAAATTTCCGAGCCGATTCCAATCCCACCCGAGCTCGAGCTCATATCGGTTCGGTTACAGCCCTACTCAAATATATGTATCTAAAATACCGTGCAAATGCACGGGAGCTACCTAGTGGAAGGAATCAacataaaacaaataaataatcAAAAGACACGTTAAGTTGAACCcaattttattttttaaacaaaaaacgGCTAGGAATAAGTTATAATTTTCCCGCCTTATTTCCTATAAATATACTGTACATAGACTACATTCCCACCTACAAACAACTTCAATTCCTCCAACATTTCAACCATTAATCAAAATCCAAACAACCTCGAGTGAAATGACGAAACTACCCTCGTTCCGCCGTCTCTTCCTCCCTTGTTTCACCTTCCCCGCCACCCACCCAACCACCACAACAACCACTCCCATTCCCACCAAGAAACGCCTCAGCACCTCTTTACGAGACGATAATATCGACCCTAACCCATCTCCAAAACCCGACTCCCTATCTTCCCCAGAGAGCGTGCTCTCCCACGCGCCATCTAGACCCTCAAAATCCATGGTCATCTGCACATTCTTTGGCCCTCGACACGGTTCTCATATTTGGTTCTGTGTCCAGCATGACCGTCTTTCGTCTAAACCGTCTCTTCTTCTTGAATTATCCCTTTCTACGCATAATTTCGCTAGGGAGATTCGGTCGGGTTTTGTTCGTATCGCTTTGGAGTGT is a window encoding:
- the LOC141647760 gene encoding protein MIZU-KUSSEI 1 codes for the protein MTKLPSFRRLFLPCFTFPATHPTTTTTTPIPTKKRLSTSLRDDNIDPNPSPKPDSLSSPESVLSHAPSRPSKSMVICTFFGPRHGSHIWFCVQHDRLSSKPSLLLELSLSTHNFAREIRSGFVRIALECKMTELGSCPLHSIPLWTLFCNGRRVGFAARRKPSEDTKLMLKKMENMTVGAGVIPRNSNNNNNNNNNNNNNNNNNGEECGEMMYMRANYEWSIGGFDSESFHLISPDDCPGQELSVFLLRSSL